In Trichlorobacter lovleyi, the DNA window GGGAGGGACGCACAATCAGGGCTTTGCAACAGTAGCGACGATACACCATCGAAGCATCCCCCCTCTTAAGCATAAGAGGGGGACAGGGGGAGTTATGATGCCGATGCTGAATAGCAACGAAATTCTTTGTGATCTTTGCGTTCCTTTGCGGCCATTTGCTTTGTGTGTTGCGTCACCACTCATAGCTTTCAATTCGTACACCTTTTCCTGTCTGATGCACGACACGTAGTTTTGAATTTTTTACATCAATATGCCAATCCGCTGTGACCGGAACAGAGACCAGCTTCTTTAGGCCGGTTCCTCTCTTGTCTGATACAAACAAGGTTGTCTCTTTTGAATCCGCGCTGCGTATGCCGATAAGAAGCTTGTTTTTCGGTTCTCGCTTACTGATACGACTGTTGTTCATGACTAGATTGGAGTGTGATGCGTTGAATTCCATTTCACCATTCTTGAACCCTGTCTCAAAGATAATAATTGGAATTCCTTCCTTCTTTGGCGCTTTAAACAAGAGCGTTGATGTTCCGTTTGCAGGGTCAAATATATTGATGTTGGTTGCCGTATTGCGTGATGATTTGCTGCTGAGAAAGCCACCCTCTGTGGTGTGATCTTGCACCGCTTTGTAGTACAAACCTGAAGCTGGATCATAGGTGTCAATGTGTGGCTCATAGTAGCCGCCCGCAAAGGCCGGGGTACTGAGCAAAAGTAAAAACAGCAAAAAATAGTTCATTGATTTCTCCTGATAATCCAATCTGTTATCCTACAGTATTACTCTATTGGCGGCCTGCGGGTGTGCTGATGGAGCAAAGCCCAGGCACTGCCTATGGTTCACTCGATACTGCTTTCAAGGACAGTACTTTTACCACCTCCTCCGCAGAATACACCGGTATTTTTGACTTTTTAAAATCCTTCTGATTGCGGGTGACAATGGCTTCAGCTCCGACATGACCGGCAGATTCATGAATTACTGCGTCTTCAAAATCGCCAAAACCAGCGGCAAGTGCTGACTGGAGGACAGGTCGGTTAACAGGGGCTACTTCAAAAAGACTCAGCAGTTTTTTCAGTTCTTCCTGTGCCTTTGGTGTACCTACCACTTTTGCTGCAAGATAATAGACGGTCGTGATTGTCGTGCCGCACAAGTACCCGGTGGCGCTTCCGTCTTCCACCTTTGAAAACAGTTCTGCTGCGGCATCCGCGAATGGCATGCGGTCCATCAGCAGATCAAGGACGATGTTTGTATCCAGGAGTATTTTCAAAGGTGTTTTTCCTCCAGATATTTTTTGTAATCCTTTTCATCCAGCTTTGATTCCCGCAATAACCCCCGAAGTGATTGCGTTATTGGTGTTGAAGGTGTGTTGGTTTTGGCTTTCTGAGTAGTGAGCAGCTTGAAGTAGTCTGCAACGATCTGCGATACAGATTTCCCGGCTTGTGCTGCGTAGGATTTAGCCTGTTCAATTAGTTGATCTTCAAGACGAAGAGTGAGTTTGGTTTGCATGGTAGCCTCCAAATAAATAGACGTATTGTTTTGTTTAAAGTATACGTCTGTGGCTTGTTCGTGTCAATCCGGTCTCTATTCCTGACTCCTGATATACTCCGCCTTGAACCGGTACAGTCTGACCCCGCTGCTGCGCTCGCTTAATCCCAGGCGTTGCAGGGCAGAGCGCCAGGCATAGTGTGCGGTGCGGGCCTCACCCGGCACAATCGCCACCCCGCGGCCATCCGATGCCTCCACCAATAAGCCTTCCTGCTGTGGATCAACCAGACGCCAATCGCTGACCGGTTGGGGCTGGCCGGGAAAGGTGATCTGGATACTGGCAGAGCGGGCCAGTTCCGGGGTTAAGCGGCTTGCACGACGGTCATTCTTCAGGGCCAGCCGGATGTTGTCGCTGATCTCATCAAACAGGGTGGTGTGGCGCGGAGTAAAACTGCCAAAACAGGCCATGACCTGGCGCTTGACAAAGAAGGTGACAAAACAGGCCCGCTGGGAACCAGCGGTGATCGCCGGTGGGCCGGGTGCGGGCTGCTTTTCCAGATGGCTGACCATGACCTCCCTGGCATACTCCAGCAGGGCGGTCCGGTCCGGCAGGCTGAAGGTTGTGCCGGAAGCGGGCAGCGTCAGCAGACAGATGCAGAGGGTGAGCAGTGCCAATCTGCCTTTCATGGCCTGGTCCCTGTCACCACCCGGCTGGGGGCCGGGTAGATGTCCTGGGAGATCAGCTCATCCCGTACCTGTCCGTTTTCCCTGATGATCCGTCTGGTTTCGGTGGAAAACCCGCTGGCCCCCTGTTGTTGCGGTGTGGCGGCATTGCTGCCCACCACCACGGTGTCCGGCACCAGCCTGGTCCGGCTGACGTTCAGCTCTGTGGTGAACGGTTTTTCAAGCGGGGCATACAATGACGTGGTCAGACGGTTCCGGTTCAGGGCAATGCGCAGTTGCAACGGATAGGGAAAGGGGTTTTTCAGTTTCAGGTCTTTACGCCAGGAGGCGATGGTGGCATCCCGGCCCGGCGGTACATGGCCGACAGCACGGGAGTGGGGGTGTCGCTCCACCACCTGCATGCCGGCCAGGAGCCCGGCGTTATAGATGGTGGAGGCCAGCTGGCAGATGCCGCCGCCGGGGATATCCTCCAGCAGTCCCGATGCCGTGATGATCGGTGCAGCCTGGTAGCCCTTGCCGGTGTCCCGGGCGCCGACCCGCTCGTTAAAACTGAAGGTCTCACCCGGTGCAATGATCAGCCGGTCCAGGTCGCGGGCTGCGGTGGCGGTGTTGTGGCGTTGCTGGTCTGAGCGAAGTTGCAGTGAGGTGCTGAAGCCACCCCAGATATGGCTGAAGGCATCATCAGCAGCCAGGGCTGGCTGGCCGATGCAGAAAAACAGCAGGAACAGGAAGAGGGCAGGAATGCTCTTCATGGCCGCCATGTCCGGTATACGGGGTGATTGGGGATCATGAAGATCTTATAGCACAGTTTAGAGAAAACGCACGAAGACCTGATTGGAAAGCAGCATTCCCCGCTTGGTCAGGCAGAGCCGGTCCCGGCTGCAGCTCAGCAATCCGGCTTGTTGCAGCTGGTGGATCGCTTCTGCAAAACGCTGCTCCACGCGTTCGCCAAATTGCTCTGCAAAACCGTTAAGGCTGATACCGTCTGCCATGCGCAGCCCCAGGAAGATATGCTCAGACAGGGCATCCTCACGGGTCAGCTCCTGTTGTTCGGTTGCTGCAAGCCTGTTGTTTTGGATGGCAGCAGCCCAGGTCTCAAAAACGCCCTGATTGCCCCAGCGCAGGCCCCAGCCCTGGCGCAGAAAGGAGTGGGCACCAGGCCCGATCCCAAGATACCCGTCCCGCTGCCAGTAGCCGCAGTTGTGCTGAGATCGACAGCCTGGGCGGGCAAAGTTGGCGATCTCGTAATGTTCGTAGCCGGCAGCGCCCAGTCGGTTATCAGCCTCTTCAAGCATGTCTGCGGACAGGTCATGGTCCGGCAGTTCTGGTGAACCTGCAGGATAGCGCCCGGCAAAGGGGGTCTCCTCCTCAATGGTCAGGCCGTAGATGGAGAGATGATCCGGCTGCAACGCCAGCGCTGCTGCCAGATCCTGGCGCCAGGCAGCCATCTCCTGGCCCGGCAGGCCGCAGATCAGGTCCAGGCCGATGCTGTTGAAACCGGCCTGCTGCGCCAACTGGAAGCTGCTGCGGGTTTCGGCTGAGGTGTGCCGCCTACCCAAGGTTTGCAGCATCATGTCGTTGAAGGATTGCGCCCCCAGCGAAAGCCGGGTCACTCCGGCCTGGCAATAGCCGGTCAGCGAGTCAAGGCTGACCGTGCCGGGGTTGGCCTCCAGGGTGATCTCAATCGTGTCGCTGTGACCAAACAGATCCCGTGAGTGGGTGACCAGACGGCTGACCTGTTCAGGCGTCAGCAGGGAAGGGGTGCCGCCGCCAAAGTAGAGGGAGCGGAGCGGCTGGTTGAGGGGATAGGCCGTGGCTGCCAGTTCCATCTCTTGCAGCAGCAGACTGCAGGTCTGCTCCAGCTGGTGCGGTTCAAGCGGCCGGGAGCTGAAGGCACAATAGCCGCATTTGCTGAGGCACCAGGGGATATGCAGGTAGAGACGGGAGAACATCAGGCAGAAAAAACTACTGCGGTGGCTGTCTGCTGCGTTGCGCGGTGCTCGCTTCCCTGCCTACCTGCTGTGGTATGTCTCGGTCGCTGCGCGCCGTGCGCCTGGCATCCAGCCATCCTCATGACGTTTTTTACAGGGCTTTTAAGCTGTTGCAATCTAATGGCCGGCAGGCTACAGTTTGTAAAAAGAGTGAAAGCGGGGATAGGTGTCATGAGATCAGGTCTGGTGCTGTTGGTGTCCATACTGTTGTCCGGGCTGGCCTGGGCAGATATGCCTGGTGAGAAGCTGTTTAACCGCAAATGCACCATGTGCCATGTGGTCAGAGGGCGGGGCGGGGCGATCGGCCCTGATCTGAGCAAGGTGGCTGCCCGTATGTCAGAGGCCCAGCTGCAGGCCAAGGTGGCCTACCCCAAGAAGTCCCATCCCGGTACCTCCATGCCTTCCTTTGCCACCCTTGAGGCCGCTGAGATGCAGGCGTTGATGGCCTACCTGAAGACGCTTAAATAACAACGCGTAGCGGCTACTCCCGTTCGCAGCCGATTTCGCTCACCTCAATCTGTCTGGCGTTACTGGACAGCTTCAGGGTGAGTTTCTCTGCCAGTTCACGTTTGGCACGCCCCTGAACCAGTTTTTCCTCACCATGAAACAGGACCCGTCCGGTAAAGCGGATGGCCTGGCTCTCATTCCCCGCAGCAATATAACTGTAGCGCACGTCACAGAAGTAGCGCAGCGGACCGTTCAGGCTCTCTGCACCGCGCAACCGCATCATGCCGTTCAGGATGCATTCGTTTGGTTCCAGACCATCCTTGCCGCAGGTCAGTGACGGCATTGCGACCTGGATGCTGACCGGTTCTGCTGCAATAAGCGGTGATGCGGTCAGTGTCAGAAACAGTCCGAAAACTGCTGCCAGCTGAGAAATCTTTGGTGTCATGACCACCCCCTGATTGCCGGCCGGTTTCAAAAACAGGCAGGAAGACGTTTTGCTCCGGTTGCCGTAGCCGGAACGACAGTAGCAGTTCTGGCCCTCAAAATCAAAGCCGCTTTTGCCATGCACTGTTCAGCTGTGTCTTGGAGAGGCTGCGCGATGTTTTAAAAGCGGCCTGTTGCTAGCCTGCCTTGCGTTCCACCCATGTATTGGCTCCGTAGGAGGGCCGTTGCTCGGCCAATGAAGCGGCCAGTCGTGTCACGATGGTGTTACTGCAGATCAGCGTGCCAATCCGTTCAATTACCGGTTCAAACTCCAGCCACAATCCAAAAACAAGTATCACTACTCCAAATAGGACGATCGGTTCCATTGTTCACGCTCCTGAAAGGTTTGTTGGTCTCTTGGGTCAGTTCATCCGGCGGTACACGCCGATTACCTTGCCGACTATGCTCAGCTCGCCATCCTCCGGGCGGATGATGATCGGTTCCATGTTCGGGTTTGCCGGTTGCAGCCGGATGTGGTCCCGTTCCCGGTAGAACCATTTCAGCGTCACTTCACCATCAATCATGGCAACCACGGTATCCTTGTTGCCGGCAGTCTGCTGCGGTCGTACCATTGCCAGATCGCCGTCCAGGATGCCTGCATTGATCATGGAATCACCACTTACCCGCAGAAAGAAGCAGTCCTCTCCCTTGACCGCCATCGGATCCACCGCGAAGTGCCCCTGAATATCTTCAATTGCAGGGGCAAGGTGCCCAGCCCGCACGACACCTACCACCGGCAGAGATACTGAACGGTTGGCCGGCCGCACCAGGGCTATGCCCCGGTTGACACTCTCCCGCTTGATGTAGCCTTTGCGCTCCAATGCCCCGAGATGCTTCATGACCGGCAGCGTGCCCGAGACATTCAGGTGGCTGGCGATCTCGCGCTGGCTGGGCGGAAAGCCGTTGTCATCCGTGTATGACGTAATGAACTGCAGCACCTGTTTCTGGCGCTGAGTCAGTTCCTGTTGGGGTTTGCCTTCATAGGTATTCATATGACTACCATATATGATTTTGTACGGATGTCAATACCAAAATGAGCTGAGCGCCATGGGCAAGCCGCCGGGATTGTTGAGAAGAGCCGGGAATGGACTGTGAAGACAGACACGAGCAGGGGACGACCTGCAGGGTGAACAACAACAGCCCGCGGCTGTCGGCTGGAGGGGCGGGGAGTTCCATGCTGGAAGTGGTTGTAAAGGAGATAGCTGTTGCAGCAGGTGACGGTGGCGGTAGCAGGTTTGGCAGTGGAGTCAGGATGGCCTGTCAGCACGGCCTGGGAGAATCATGGCTGAAGCAGTGCAAGGCGCGGGGCTGCGACAGACTCCCCGTCTCTAAGGCGGTAGTGGTGAGCTTGAATCGGAATGGTACCGGAGGGGTAAGGGCTGCCGGCTTGTCGTGCACTGCACGGCATGACCGGCAGCCCTGGTGACGAGCACCTGGATGGTGCTGAATCTGTTAGCTGCTTGAGATTGGCCAGCCCTTTTCAAAGCCGGGCGGGAAGAAGTTTTCTCTGGTGCGGTTGTAGTAGCCAAACTGGAGCTGCGGGAACTCCTGCTTCAGCTCAGTCAGCAGACGGTGCATGCCGATCCCCCGGCCGTTGGCCTGCATGGCCCGGTTGTAGAGATCAGGATCAATGGACAGGTTTCTGAGTTGCAGCATATCCACCCCGGTGTCAGCCACGAAGCGTTTCAGTGCCGCCACCTCCTCCGGTGCATCGGTCACGCCGGGGGAGATCAGGTAGTTGACCATGGTAAAGCGGCCGGCCTGCTTGGAGATCTTGAGGGAGCGGATAACGTTGTCGAAGCTGTACCCTTTAGGCCGGTAGTAGGCGTTGTAGCGTTCTTCCAGGACCGAGTTGAGCGAGAAACGGAAGGAGTCCATGCCGGCGTCGCACAACTCCTCTATCCGCTCCGGCAGGGAACCGTTGGAGTTGAAGTTGATCGTGCCCCGTGAGGTGGCTGCCTTGAGACGGCGGGTTGCCTCGGCGATGGTGGGGGCCTGCATGATCGGGTCCCCTTCGCAGCCCTGTCCGTAGGAGACGATCGCCTGTTCGGCCTGTTCCAGATGGGGCAGGGCCAGCTCAATGATCTCTTCCGGTGTGGGTACAAAACTGATCCGGTCGTGGTTGGAGGGGCAGCACTCCGACGCCTGCAGCGAGATACAGCCCAGGCAGGCCGAGTTGCAGACCGGTGAAGTGGGTAGCGGCGCCTCCCAGCGGCGGAAGAAGAGGTTCTTGGCAGCAAAGCAGTGGTAGTCGATGGCACAGCGGGCCAGCTGTTCCAGCAGGCGGTTGTCCGGCTGTTCTGCCAGCCGCTGTCGCACCAGTGGATCCAGCAGCCGGTCATCGTAGTTTTCCGGGTTCCAGTTGGTATTGCTGTCAACTCTGGTGGCGGCCACCACGAAGCAATCCTGCGCCTCATCCCAGCCCACGGCGGTATAGGACCAGAGCGGCAGCAGCACCTGCTTTTTGCTGTAATCACAGGCCGGCAGCAGGGTGCGGGCAAAGCCCGGCGCCATGAAGGCGGAAACCGCCTGCAGTTTGCCCCTGATACCGGGCGCCTTTTCCACCGTGGTAAACCGTTTGGCGCGGTTGTCCCAGGCGATCGGCGGCGTGCCGGGAATGGTGAAGAGGCGGCTGCCTTCCGGTAGCGGGATCAGTTCAACCTGCTCCGGTAAAACCGCTTCCGGGCCACTCATACCGGCCATGGTCAGGAAGGGGTGGTCGTAGATCTGGCCCTGGGCATCGGCGTAGACCAGTTTGGGCAGGGGGCGTTTCATCGTGCGCCTCCTGTGGGGTTGTTGCCGATGCCGAACAGACCGGTAAGGTTGAAGTTGACGGTCCAGGCCCTGTCGTTCGGGCGTTCGCGGTAGCCGGCGGTCACACTCCAGCACTGATGGCGGAACTCAAGGGCGTAGTAGGATTCAAGGAAGTCATGTTTATCAAATGAGTAGCGGGTGGTGTAGGTCGCATAGAGCGGCCTGGTCAGGGCGATGCTTGCACCGCCTTCAAGGTAGTCAAGCTGACGGTCAACCATCCGGTAGCTGATCCGGGCCGCATTGCCGCGCAGATCATTGTATTCAACGCCGCTGGCGGTGCTGGAGATACGGTGGTCATAATGGCTGTAGCGGAGATCTGCCAGCAGCCGGACAGAGCGGTGTACCCAGGTCTCACTCTCCAGGGTCAGATCGCCCCAACGCCGGGAATCATCGGTCAGGGTCAACAGGTCGGTACGGCTGCCGCTCAGGCTGTAGTTCTGCAACAAGCGCAGGGTCATCAGGTTGCGGTATTCTGCTGCCCCTTCCTTTTTGGCTATCCGGCCGCCCAGGTGACTGGCAAGGGAGAGTGCCAGGGTCTGCTGGGCATTCAGCCGGTCCAGCTGGTCAAAGAGCGGCACACTGCTCTGGTCCTTCTCTCCGACGTAGAGATAGGAGAGGGTGGGAACCAGCTCATGGCGCAGGCGCTGCAGATCAAGGAATGAGGCGTCAAAGACCCGGCTGAAGGAGCTGCTGATCTGGGCCCCGGCCTTTGGTATGGCCAGCAGTTGATCGTCCTTGAGGCCGGGATCGACCCGGTTGGTGTTGTAGCCCCGCACCTGCAGGCTGCCGAACAGGGAGAGGTTCAGCCGGCCGCCCAACAGGCTGTTGGTTGAGGTCAGGCGCGGTTCCAGCACGGCCCGTTGGCCATCGGCCCCTTTTTCACGGTAGTAGTTGGTGGCCAGCAGGTCCAGGTCAAAATAGAGGTTGGGGATGTAGGGGAGCGGTTCCCGGACCGCATACAGTGACAGCTCCGGCGCACGTTGCAGGGTGGCGGTGTTGCTGCCGGTGTAGTAATCCTGGGTATAGATGGTCTGGGCACTGGTCAGCCAGTGATCCCAGAATTTGGTCAGTACGATCCGCGAATCATAGTACTGCCGGTTGTACTCACCGCTTTTTTCGCCATAGTCGGCCAGGAAGTTGCGGTCGCTGGTCAGGTTAAGGCTGCTGATCAGGGAAAAACTGTCTGAGAACAGTTCTTTGTGGAACTGCACCAGCTGGCCCCGTTCCTTGTTCTCGTTGTTGTCGTAAATCAGGTAGCCGCCCAGCGAGCCTTCACTGCTGCGGCTGAGTTTGTAGCGGTAGTCAAGCCCCAGGCCGACCCCCCGTTTGGTCTGGACATCCAGGTTAACGGTCGCCTCCTGCGAAGGTGAGATGGCCCAGTAGAAGGGGATGTCAACGGCGGCACCGCGCTTTGAGGAGTTGCCAAATTTGGGGAACAGGAAGCCGGACTGGCGCTCGCGCTTGACCGGCAGGATGATATAGGGGAAGTAGAAGACCGGGATATCTTTGACATAGAAGATGACATGTTTGCCGGTGGCAAACT includes these proteins:
- a CDS encoding type II toxin-antitoxin system VapC family toxin, whose protein sequence is MKILLDTNIVLDLLMDRMPFADAAAELFSKVEDGSATGYLCGTTITTVYYLAAKVVGTPKAQEELKKLLSLFEVAPVNRPVLQSALAAGFGDFEDAVIHESAGHVGAEAIVTRNQKDFKKSKIPVYSAEEVVKVLSLKAVSSEP
- a CDS encoding VanW family protein, with the translated sequence MKSIPALFLFLLFFCIGQPALAADDAFSHIWGGFSTSLQLRSDQQRHNTATAARDLDRLIIAPGETFSFNERVGARDTGKGYQAAPIITASGLLEDIPGGGICQLASTIYNAGLLAGMQVVERHPHSRAVGHVPPGRDATIASWRKDLKLKNPFPYPLQLRIALNRNRLTTSLYAPLEKPFTTELNVSRTRLVPDTVVVGSNAATPQQQGASGFSTETRRIIRENGQVRDELISQDIYPAPSRVVTGTRP
- a CDS encoding LPS-assembly protein LptD encodes the protein MKLRTCILILLLLMPALLQAAEQTAAPGMVIRADVMNHDAASDQIKASGKVEMIWQDMTMTADEATFNRSNQTLVARGNVHLVKAGDTLWGDQLVLDTETGRAEMENGHIFMAQGNFRADGRQVAKTGDDDYALRDGGLTTCDAAVPSWKFGASELDVALEEFATGKHVIFYVKDIPVFYFPYIILPVKRERQSGFLFPKFGNSSKRGAAVDIPFYWAISPSQEATVNLDVQTKRGVGLGLDYRYKLSRSSEGSLGGYLIYDNNENKERGQLVQFHKELFSDSFSLISSLNLTSDRNFLADYGEKSGEYNRQYYDSRIVLTKFWDHWLTSAQTIYTQDYYTGSNTATLQRAPELSLYAVREPLPYIPNLYFDLDLLATNYYREKGADGQRAVLEPRLTSTNSLLGGRLNLSLFGSLQVRGYNTNRVDPGLKDDQLLAIPKAGAQISSSFSRVFDASFLDLQRLRHELVPTLSYLYVGEKDQSSVPLFDQLDRLNAQQTLALSLASHLGGRIAKKEGAAEYRNLMTLRLLQNYSLSGSRTDLLTLTDDSRRWGDLTLESETWVHRSVRLLADLRYSHYDHRISSTASGVEYNDLRGNAARISYRMVDRQLDYLEGGASIALTRPLYATYTTRYSFDKHDFLESYYALEFRHQCWSVTAGYRERPNDRAWTVNFNLTGLFGIGNNPTGGAR
- the lexA gene encoding transcriptional repressor LexA; protein product: MNTYEGKPQQELTQRQKQVLQFITSYTDDNGFPPSQREIASHLNVSGTLPVMKHLGALERKGYIKRESVNRGIALVRPANRSVSLPVVGVVRAGHLAPAIEDIQGHFAVDPMAVKGEDCFFLRVSGDSMINAGILDGDLAMVRPQQTAGNKDTVVAMIDGEVTLKWFYRERDHIRLQPANPNMEPIIIRPEDGELSIVGKVIGVYRRMN
- a CDS encoding DUF6364 family protein, whose product is MQTKLTLRLEDQLIEQAKSYAAQAGKSVSQIVADYFKLLTTQKAKTNTPSTPITQSLRGLLRESKLDEKDYKKYLEEKHL
- a CDS encoding c-type cytochrome; the protein is MRSGLVLLVSILLSGLAWADMPGEKLFNRKCTMCHVVRGRGGAIGPDLSKVAARMSEAQLQAKVAYPKKSHPGTSMPSFATLEAAEMQALMAYLKTLK
- a CDS encoding AMMECR1 domain-containing protein, translated to MKGRLALLTLCICLLTLPASGTTFSLPDRTALLEYAREVMVSHLEKQPAPGPPAITAGSQRACFVTFFVKRQVMACFGSFTPRHTTLFDEISDNIRLALKNDRRASRLTPELARSASIQITFPGQPQPVSDWRLVDPQQEGLLVEASDGRGVAIVPGEARTAHYAWRSALQRLGLSERSSGVRLYRFKAEYIRSQE
- a CDS encoding radical SAM protein, with amino-acid sequence MKRPLPKLVYADAQGQIYDHPFLTMAGMSGPEAVLPEQVELIPLPEGSRLFTIPGTPPIAWDNRAKRFTTVEKAPGIRGKLQAVSAFMAPGFARTLLPACDYSKKQVLLPLWSYTAVGWDEAQDCFVVAATRVDSNTNWNPENYDDRLLDPLVRQRLAEQPDNRLLEQLARCAIDYHCFAAKNLFFRRWEAPLPTSPVCNSACLGCISLQASECCPSNHDRISFVPTPEEIIELALPHLEQAEQAIVSYGQGCEGDPIMQAPTIAEATRRLKAATSRGTINFNSNGSLPERIEELCDAGMDSFRFSLNSVLEERYNAYYRPKGYSFDNVIRSLKISKQAGRFTMVNYLISPGVTDAPEEVAALKRFVADTGVDMLQLRNLSIDPDLYNRAMQANGRGIGMHRLLTELKQEFPQLQFGYYNRTRENFFPPGFEKGWPISSS
- the hemW gene encoding radical SAM family heme chaperone HemW: MFSRLYLHIPWCLSKCGYCAFSSRPLEPHQLEQTCSLLLQEMELAATAYPLNQPLRSLYFGGGTPSLLTPEQVSRLVTHSRDLFGHSDTIEITLEANPGTVSLDSLTGYCQAGVTRLSLGAQSFNDMMLQTLGRRHTSAETRSSFQLAQQAGFNSIGLDLICGLPGQEMAAWRQDLAAALALQPDHLSIYGLTIEEETPFAGRYPAGSPELPDHDLSADMLEEADNRLGAAGYEHYEIANFARPGCRSQHNCGYWQRDGYLGIGPGAHSFLRQGWGLRWGNQGVFETWAAAIQNNRLAATEQQELTREDALSEHIFLGLRMADGISLNGFAEQFGERVEQRFAEAIHQLQQAGLLSCSRDRLCLTKRGMLLSNQVFVRFL